A window of Komagataella phaffii GS115 chromosome 1, complete sequence contains these coding sequences:
- a CDS encoding Protein implicated in polar growth, functionally redundant with Boi1p: MYSSRISSPNTPVQVPENGTVVGQLYQVIKDFNARLGDELTLTRGEQVEVISDDSEYNDGWYLGKNLSTGQVGLYPKDFTKIIQNDSHRPSLLRSRSRKMQSSNNSSFTSTPNFQPFPKFPKASGTPNSGGNSVSQELDSVSELQNMSQGSEDYTSTTVNGSGLEQRQSSVKKTMNDIDRALEELTAEKASTPKFSSSPLNNKLNPLDVEQWTPEDVTTYFSSLNFDVQSAGQFARHKINGSILLQLELSYLKELDIQSFGTRFEIFKEIEELRRLQKNSRNIRTPQPETPRHDQNSHPFTPYHERKRSQSMDQAFATPNYPLKSVSIAPPPISPPKLPHSAESSTPESPGGDFTSPRRAPEPPIEPPQVAYRSYQFGANPATPNNTQTPPLLPHQRKFSHSRAASSLYTFETNHQRNVSSVSQRSQLQTPGSRVHSRNPSESQRRKSSVDVKDKAHRRYSSVFSFMSNNASTPHLNPDNEPVSKRSSLINALTSPSKISLLRYKEAKGKKNGADDLTTFSDANDDSNSADTSVLELKSPKINRRSVSAKESSNNSASITSDLEKESTKRTVSDVRPKPLTKTLTYRKKSQTSAFQEGIRMVTPQEASKTADFSGWMSKKGSLGQWKHRYFTLHHTRLSYFSSLKDTQEKGLIDITSHKVLPSKETDDSFSALYAATTGKGNYFFKLVPPAPGSRKGLTFTQQKIHYFALETRDELRKWMAALMKATIELDESIPVISSCATPTVSLDKAQEILARNREYAMLKDMELEKEGKALDEREGTPNSKAQDKAGENSSLKTDDNLDDFGFITLSPVDPSLGSLTVDDSAKGLNDSKEALRNSGPDVDSVNTSTESPLITKPKMRISTTSPMATGALISPKSVQGSFDSDVSSPRTHSLRQNGRATPTVTMLEPPVIPGLDKKEKNGSGMLSGVRRVVSNKRFNK; encoded by the coding sequence ATGTACAGCTCAAGGATATCCTCTCCAAATACTCCGGTTCAAGTTCCTGAGAATGGGACCGTGGTAGGGCAGCTATACCAGgtgatcaaagattttaATGCTCGTCTGGGCGATGAGCTGACACTGACAAGAGGAGAACAAGTTGAGGTTATCAGCGACGATTCGGAATATAACGATGGTTGGTATCTCGGTAAAAACCTCTCCACTGGCCAGGTGGGTCTATACCCAAAAGACTTCACCAAGATAATTCAGAATGATAGTCACAGACCTTCGCTATTGAGGTCCAGATCTCGTAAGATGCAAAGTAGCAATAATTCATCCTTTACAAGTACCCCCAATTTTCAACCCTTCCCAAAATTTCCCAAGGCTTCTGGTACTCCAAACTCAGGTGGCAATAGTGTGAGCCAGGAGTTAGACTCAGTCTCAGAGTTACAGAATATGTCTCAAGGCAGCGAAGATTATACTTCCACTACGGTAAATGGATCCGGCCTGGAGCAACGCCAATCTTCCGTCAAGAAAACTATGAATGACATTGATCGGGCGCTTGAAGAATTGACCGCCGAAAAGGCTTCAACCCCAAAGTTCTCCTCATCACCACTCAACAATAAGTTGAATCCGCTGGATGTCGAGCAGTGGACACCGGAAGACGTCACTACCTACTTTTCCTCTCTGAATTTTGATGTGCAGAGTGCAGGTCAGTTTGCAAGACATAAAATCAATGGgtcaattcttcttcaactaGAGCTTAGCTatttgaaggaattggaTATTCAATCATTCGGAACCcgttttgaaatttttaAAGAAATCGAAGAGCTTCGTCGATTACAGAAAAACTCCAGAAATATTAGAACACCACAACCCGAGACTCCCAGGCATGATCAAAATTCCCACCCATTTACCCCTTACCATGAGCGAAAGCGTTCCCAATCAATGGATCAAGCATTTGCTACCCCCAACTATCCATTGAAATCTGTTAGCATTGCCCCGCCTCCTATATCCCCACCAAAACTCCCGCATTCCGCTGAATCATCTACTCCAGAAAGCCCTGGTGGTGACTTTACGAGCCCCAGAAGAGCTCCTGAACCCCCAATTGAACCACCACAAGTTGCGTATCGTTCATATCAGTTTGGGGCCAACCCTGCGACTCCTAATAATACCCAAACACCTCCacttcttcctcatcaaagaaagtttAGTCATTCCAGAGCTGCTTCATCATTATATACATTTGAAACCAACCATCAGAGAAAcgtttcttctgtttctcaACGATCCCAACTGCAAACTCCTGGGAGTAGAGTACATTCAAGAAACCCATCAGAGTCTCAGAGACGAAAATCCAGCGTGGATGTCAAAGATAAAGCTCATAGACGTTATTCTTCTGTGTTTTCTTTTATGTCCAACAATGCTTCCACTCCTCATTTGAATCCAGATAATGAGCCAGTTTCTAAAAGAAGCTCTCTAATTAATGCACTGACAAGCCCTTCAAAAATATCTCTTCTCAGGTATAAAGAGGCTaagggaaagaaaaatggtgCAGACGATTTAACAACATTTTCGGATGCAAACGATGACTCGAACTCGGCAGACACATCCgtattggaattgaaatcACCTAAAATCAATCGAAGATCAGTATCTGCCAAAGAAAGCTCTAACAATAGTGCATCGATTACTTCTGATTTAGAAAAAGAATCCACGAAGAGAACTGTTTCTGATGTAAGACCAAAACCACTAACCAAAACTCTAACTTATCGAAAAAAGAGTCAAACTTCTGCCTTTCAGGAAGGAATAAGGATGGTCACCCCTCAGGAGGCATCAAAGACGGCCGACTTTTCAGGTTGGATGAGCAAAAAAGGTAGTCTTGGTCAATGGAAGCATAGATACTTTACTCTCCACCACACTAGACTTTCTTACTTCAGCTCTCTGAAAGATACGCAAGAGAAGGGACTAATTGACATCACTTCTCACAAGGTTTTGCCCAGCAAAGAAACGGATGACAGTTTCAGTGCACTGTATGCTGCCACAACCGGTAAAGGAAactattttttcaaacttgttcCACCAGCACCTGGATCCAGGAAAGGGTTGACATTTACCCAACAGAAAATTCATTATTTTGCCTTAGAAACTCGTGATGAATTAAGAAAATGGATGGCTGCTTTGATGAAGGCAACAATTGAACTGGATGAAAGTATTCCTGTTATTAGTTCTTGTGCTACGCCAACTGTTTCTTTGGATAAGGCCCAGGAAATTTTGGCTCGAAACAGAGAGTATGCCATGTTGAAAGATATGGAACTAGAGAAAGAAGGCAAGGCCTTGGACGAACGTGAAGGTACACCAAACTCCAAAGCACAAGATAAAGCTGGTGAAAACTCTTCTCTCAAAACTGATGATAATttggatgattttggattCATTACGCTGTCTCCAGTTGACCCTTCGCTTGGTTCTTTGACAGTTGATGACAGTGCCAAAGGATTGAACgattccaaagaagcttTGAGGAACAGTGGACCAGATGTTGACTCAGTTAATACATCTACTGAATCTCCTTTGATTACAAAGCCAAAAATGCGGATTTCGACTACTTCTCCTATGGCAACTGGTGCCCTGATTTCTCCAAAGTCAGTCCAAggatcttttgattctGATGTTTCGTCACCCAGGACTCACTCATTACGACAGAACGGAAGGGCAACGCCCACAGTGACTATGCTGGAACCTCCTGTGATTCCAGGTCTGgataagaaagaaaaaaatggatcTGGAATGCTTTCAGGAGTCAGAAGGGTTGTATCGAATAAAAGATTCAACAAGTGA
- a CDS encoding Subunit of the Anaphase-Promoting Complex/Cyclosome (APC/C): protein MSVQEYNIQKLRGIVYNCLDNEQLDSAQLNVEILCAQNPANLDSIHLHGLVLYRRGLYKSAYNLTANKMHMGCAYVFALCALKLEHPQEGIYVLQKILDTIREEGISEESMESNLGKNENQRSVLPDIPSFYNLLGKLYASMDDDVNTVVCYSKALELNPFLFEAFEQLSKLGAKIKIGKVYKPTSTFSMNPPAGSELFESIAPDTSVELKQPEDSKPKGRSLFGRSNIMGTPEFSKNKVKNLTTPKVRELKLPEAPTRKTRSSVTSDAFKPPPANTSSSFPRRSNRLSASKVTSRLLMQPISGLGTPSTYDNDNTTHMDSIKTNKDSWLKRSYNFSNMPPAPNNNSDFRNFNEVTSENELIVLYGRIARAYKAFCQYDCFKAIRLFTSLPEHVVDMPWVLAKLGRLHFEIVNYEQSEFYFQKLRQIDRTRVEDMEYYSTLLWHLHKESELSYLSHELYQIDKYAPQTWVTIGNLFSLNRDNEEAVRCFQKATQLDQNFAYAYTLQGHEHVANDSFENAFESFRYALSIDKRHYNALYGLGMVHLKLGDFTKAEFHFRKAIDINPVNVILTCCVGMVLEKLGKRELSLKQYDFACKLQPLSMLALFKKAQVLLALQQYDLALKDFEKLQKLAPDEASVHFLLGELYKQLGRKSDAIKQLTIALNLDPKGSHVVKESLEGIQTIDTIDEEMNDH, encoded by the coding sequence ATGAGCGTCCAAGAATACAACATTCAGAAGCTGCGGGGTATCGTGTATAATTGCCTAGATAATGAACAGCTGGATTCGGCGCAACTGAACGTGGAGATTTTGTGTGCTCAAAATCCTGCTAACCTTGATTCGATACATCTTCACGGGCTTGTTTTGTATCGAAGGGGTCTCTACAAGTCTGCCTACAATCTAACTGCTAATAAAATGCACATGGGATGTGCTTATGTTTTTGCATTGTGTGCGTTAAAGTTGGAACATCCCCAAGAAGGAATTTATGTGCTCCAGAAAATACTGGATACTATCAGAGAAGAAGGCATCTCAGAAGAATCTATGGAATCCAATTTGggaaagaatgaaaatcAACGGAGTGTGTTACCAGATATCCCTTCTTTTTATAACTTGCTGGGCAAGTTGTATGCCTCTATGGATGACGATGTCAATACTGTGGTGTGCTACTCCAAGGCTTTAGAACTGAacccttttctttttgaagcttttgaGCAATTGTCTAAGTTAGGGGCCAAGATCAAAATTGGCAAAGTATACAAACCCACGTCTACCTTCTCGATGAATCCGCCAGCTGGTAGTGAATTATTTGAGAGCATAGCACCTGATACTTCGGTGGAACTAAAACAGCCAGAAGACTCCAAACCTAAGGGGCGATCTCTTTTCGGAAGATCTAATATTATGGGCACTCCGGAgttttccaagaataaaGTCAAGAACCTGACTACCCCAAAAGTACGAGAGCTCAAGCTCCCTGAAGCACCTACAAGAAAGACTAGAAGTTCTGTAACTTCAGATGCATTCAAACCGCCGCCAGCAAATACATCAAGctcatttccaagaagatcGAATAGACTTTCAGCTTCCAAGGTTACGTCTCGTTTGCTGATGCAACCTATTTCTGGCTTAGGTACCCCTTCAACTTATGACAACGATAATACAACTCACATGGATAGCATCAAAACTAACAAAGACTCATGGTTGAAGCGATCTTATAATTTTTCTAACATGCCCCCTGCTCCAAACAATAATAGTGACTTCCGTAATTTTAATGAGGTTACGAGTGAAAACGAGTTGATTGTTCTTTACGGACGAATTGCAAGAGCTTACAAGGCATTTTGTCAATACGATTGCTTCAAAGCTATCAGACTCTTCACGTCTTTACCGGAGCACGTCGTTGATATGCCCTGGGTTCTGGCCAAGCTAGGAAGGTTGCATTTTGAGATTGTCAACTATGAACAATCTGAGTTctattttcaaaaactgagaCAAATTGACCGAACGAGGGTTGAAGATATGGAGTATTACTCTACGCTTTTGTGGCATCTGCACAAAGAATCTGAGTTGAGCTATCTTTCTCATGAGCTCTATCAAATAGACAAATATGCTCCTCAAACATGGGTCACGATTGGTAACCTTTTCTCATTGAATAGGGACAACGAGGAGGCCGTTAgatgtttccaaaaagCAACCCAGTTAGACCAGAATTTTGCATATGCTTATACTCTTCAAGGACATGAACATGTTGCAAATGattcttttgagaatgCATTTGAAAGCTTTAGATATGCTCTATCTATTGACAAACGACATTACAATGCATTATATGGCTTAGGAATGGTCCATCTCAAACTTGGAGACTTTACAAAGGCAGAATTTCACTTTAGGAAAGCTATTGATATCAATCCTGTAAACGTCATACTAACTTGTTGTGTAGGTATGGTACTTGAGAAGTTAGGAAAACGGGagctttctttgaagcaGTACGATTTTGCATGCAAATTGCAACCTTTGTCTATGCTAGcacttttcaagaaagctCAAGTTCTCTTAGCTCTCCAACAATACGACTTAGCTCTCAAAGACTTTGAGAAACTGCAAAAGCTTGCTCCAGATGAAGCAAGTGTTCACttccttcttggagaaCTTTACAAACAACTGGGGAGAAAATCAGACGCCATCAAACAGCTGACTATTGCATTGAATCTTGATCCTAAGGGCTCTCACGTCGTGAAAGAATCACTAGAGGGAATCCAAACCATAGATACCATCGACGAAGAGATGAACGACCATTGA
- a CDS encoding Transmembrane osmosensor has product MSCSFQLSLVPSPPNLKMSIRNIINDPFATGSLSLAAMSWIITFISSIVADVQGSFPKLTWWGIVFELFVILFLAVLYIVDDIQPHRLSIVGFLAIATVYTTNSANSLVYSNTSAKNCAAAGSILLSMINLIWLFYYGTDIANSVLVARVFGKQGSNPFTTPQPNRTYTPNDINNTNTNYMSSGQLTGLEKGVDSNAYGNHDDSDDELSADDHYPITVRALYNYDANPEDINELSLKQGEVFKVKDTAGKWWQAKKQSGELGICPSNYVETLH; this is encoded by the exons ATGTCCTGTAGTTTCCAATTGAGCCTCGTTCCTTCTCCACCAAACCTCAAGATGTCGATTCGAAACATAATCAACGACCCCTTTGCCACTGGGTCCCTATCTCTGGCCGCCATGTCGTGGATCATAACGTTTATCAGTTCTATCGTGGCGGATGTCCAGGGATCCTTCCCCAAACTGACGTGGTGGGGTATTGTGTTTGAGCTGTTCGTGATCCTTTTCCTCGCAGTTCTCTACATTGTTGATGACATCCAACCACACCGTCTGAGCATCGTTGGATTCTTGGCTATTGCCACCGTTTACACCACTAACTCAGCAAACTCTCTGGTTTACTCCAATACGTCTGCAAAAAACTGTGCGGCCGCTGGATCAATTTTGCTATCCATGATCAACCTGATCTGGCTGTTCTACTATGGTACCGACATTGCTAACTCGGTCCTTGTAGCAAGAGTATTTGGAAAA CAGGGTTCTAACCCATTCACCACGCCTCAACCCAATCGGACATACACTCCTAATGACATCAATAATACGAATACCAACTACATGTCATCGGGCCAACTAACCGGTCTAGAAAAGGGAGTCGATTCAAATGCTTATGGTAATCATGATGACTCAGACGATGAGCTATCTGCTGATGACCATTATCCAATCACAGTAAGGGCACTCTACAACTACGATGCCAACCCAGAGGATATCAATGAATTGTCCCTCAAACAGGgagaagttttcaaagtgAAAGACACAGCAGGGAAATGGTGGCAGGCTAAAAAACAATCCGGTGAGCTGGGAATCTGTCCAAGCAACTACGTGGAAACCCTACATTAG